A DNA window from Hordeum vulgare subsp. vulgare chromosome 1H, MorexV3_pseudomolecules_assembly, whole genome shotgun sequence contains the following coding sequences:
- the LOC123409052 gene encoding SKP1-like protein 11: MDSTADSKGKRPLFQPDDVSAAASVPDGAEAEPSSSSEEVKETEPGAQKQQEEKPALVLVAEDGVEVRISEPAARMSQMLRHMMEDGCADGRIPTANIHSDILEMVVEYCEKHGPYYDPEASERDRYPFPPFPVELTPTVSSIKPVTYVDPDPHGLKDWDSDFISLDNSTLFEIILAANYLNIEDLLDLGTSAVADKMRGRKPEEIREIFEIENDYTPEQEAEVRKENAWAFED; encoded by the exons ATGGATTCCACCGCCGACAGCAAGGGCAAGCGTCCTCTCTTCCAGCCCGATGACGTGTCTGCTGCCGCATCGGTGCCGGATGGGGCGGAGGCGGAGCCCTCGTCTTCTTCGGAGGAGGTGAAGGAGACGGAGCCGGGGGCACAGAAGCAGCAGGAGGAGAAGCCCGCCCTGGTTCTGGTGGCGGAGGATGGCGTGGAGGTGCGCATCTCGGAGCCCGCGGCGCGGATGTCGCAGATGCTCCGCCACATGATGGAGGACGGCTGCGCCGACGGCCGCATCCCGACCGCCAACATCCACTCCGACATCCTCGAGATGGTCGTTGAGTACTGCGAGAAGCACGGGCCCTACTACGACCCCGAGGCCTCTGAGCGCGACCGGTACCCCTTCCCGCCCTTCCCAGTCGAGCTCACCCCTACCGTCTCCTCCATCAAGCCCGTCACCTACGTCGACCCGGACCCCCACGGTCTCAAGGACTGGGACAGCGATTTCATCTCCCTCGACAACTCCACCCTCTTCGAGATCATCCTG GCCGCAAACTACCTGAACATTGAGGATCTGCTGGACCTGGGCACCTCGGCTGTGGCTGACAAGATGAGGGGGAGAAAGCCAGAGGAGATCCGTGAAATCTTTGAGATTGAGAACGACTACACACCAGAGCAGGAGGCTGAAGTCAGGAAGGAGAATGCATGGGCCTTCGAGGACTAA